A stretch of Podospora bellae-mahoneyi strain CBS 112042 chromosome 5, whole genome shotgun sequence DNA encodes these proteins:
- the IFM1 gene encoding translation initiation factor IF-2 (BUSCO:EOG09261OIA; COG:J; EggNog:ENOG503NY0Z), with product MRGGLWQKQRRPSACLLCSYSYSYNFRHSLRSGASARTYSALVSNGLTEPTTLSISRRPTTSSQVRISNNTRNNGFMPAWAKVAPPKLEPPAPKPPPPPPPPPPPPKASTPPPPPPPPPPPPPRQWQPSPARDQKSERSSNPFQFSRHKNYNPADKPVFNPSDRPTFNPSDRPTFNPPPSSQSKPSNPFPEWANLTRRRSNNDTGTVKGFDFSRPARSMPFDKPVPPPSSEYQQTHRRRLTASQLGGGEQSPAQQPHSNSPSDEWAKLVAANKEESRQPKKIMPTAEDKAAWAWADETGQRPQVRRVESQEQGEGGRYVHPEDRVAASLRGTWGMQAAGTVVQAVGVEGETVGRREGGRGREREVVVEKSKRSKGGRRRNDDEDEEFDVDYAEEKRRRKAERKAEKERQRLAELDGPTPILLPEFISVSNLASALGVKARDFVRQLEELGFEEVSQESILTGETAALVAQEYGFEPTVETGETEDLRPRPPPEDPSSLPLRPPVVTIMGHVDHGKTTLLDYLRKSSIVSQEHGGITQHIGAFSVKMSSGKQITFLDTPGHAAFLSMRQRGATVTDMVILVVAADDSVKPQTIEAIKHARGANVPIIVAINKMDKPEANPDRVKADLGAQGMELEDFGGDVQVVEVSGKTGLGMDDLEENILLLAEMLDIRAEQDGMAEGWVLESSIKPIGRVATVLVKRGTLRPGDFIVAGRVSTKIRLLRNEAGVEIPEAPPGTAVEILGWREPPAAGDQVLQAPDEDTAKVAVRYRQEQKEREEAIEQMAEMEKERKEKEAAERAANGEEIPEDDEATGTKYLTYLIKGDVHGSVEAVTASILEQGNNEVRPRILKSSTGQINESDVEHAQVSGGAIINFNNPIAGHIKAMADAAGVPILDHNVIYHLVEDVRGRLSELLAPTVSFRVLAEAEVLKVFAINTKGRKYHNVAGCRVRNGVVNTGGRCKVLRGEEVVYEGTIDELKHGKKEVTEIKKGGECGIMFEGWDEFQEGDRIQMVEEIREKRKL from the exons ATGAGGGGTGGTCTATGGCAG aaGCAGAGGCGTCCATCCGCCTGCTTGCTCTGCAGTTACAGCTACAGCTACAACTTCCGACACAGCCTCCGGTCGGGCGCTTCCGCGAGAACTTACTCAGCACTCGTTAGCAATGGCCTAACCGAACCGACGACCTTGTCGATTTCGAGAAGACCAACAACTTCGAGCCAGGTCCGAATCTCGAACAACACCCGCAACAATGGCTTCATGCCAGCCTGGGCAAAGGTGGCCCCTCCGAAATTAGAGCCTCCAGCACcgaaacctcctccaccaccgccgccgcctcctccgccgccaaaggcttctactcctcctcctccaccacccccacccccccccccaccccctcgtCAATGGCAGCCCTCCCCAGCACGGGACCAAAAATCAGAACGAAGCAGCAACCCCTTCCAGTTCAGCCGCCACAAGAACTACAACCCCGCCGACAAACCTGTCTTCAACCCATCCGACAG ACCTACCTTCAACCCATCCGACAGACCTACCTTCAACCCTCCCCCGTCTTCACAATCAAAACCGTCAAACCCCTTCCCCGAATGGGCCAACCTGACAAGAAGGCGAAGCAACAATGACACCGGCACTGTCAAAGGTTTTGACTTTTCCCGACCAGCAAGATCAATGCCGTTTGATAAGCcggttcctcctccgtcgtcAGAGTATCAGCAGACGCATCGAAGACGGTTGACGGCTTCACaattggggggtggtgagcagAGCCCCGCGCAACAACCGCACAGCAATAGTCCGAGCGATGAGTGGGCTAAGCTTGTGGCTGCGAATAAGGAGGAGTCGAGGCAGCCAAAGAAGATTATGCCTACGGCCGAGGACAAGgctgcttgggcttgggctgATGAGACGGGTCAGCGGCCgcaggtgaggagggtggagagtcAAGAgcagggggaaggggggaggtatGTACATCCGGAGGATAGGGTTGCTGCTTCGTTGCGTGGGACGTGGGGGATGCAAGCGGCGGGGACGGTTGTTCAGGCGGTtggtgtggagggggagactgtagggaggagggaaggtggtcgtgggagggagagggaggtggtggtggagaagtcGAAACGGTCAAagggtggaaggaggaggaatgacgatgaggatgaggagtttgaTGTTGACTATGCCGAGGAAAAACGCCGACGcaaggcggagaggaaggctGAAAAGGAAAGACAGAGGTTGGCCGAGTTGGATGGGCCGACGCCGATTTTGCTGCCCGAGTTCATCAGCGTTTCCAACCTTGCCAGTGCGCTGGGGGTGAAGGCTAGGGATTTTGTGAggcagctggaggagctgggctttgaggaggtgagtCAGGAGAGTATTTTGACCGGTGAGACGGCTGCGCTGGTGGCGCAGGAGTATGGGTTTGAGCCGACGGTGGAGACGGGAGAGACGGAGGATTTGAGGCCGAGACCGCCGCCGGAGGACCCCTCTTCTTTGCCGTTGCGAccgccggtggtgacgatTATGGGGCATGTTGATCATGGGAAGACGACGTTGCTGGATTATCTGAGGAAGTCGTCGATTGTGAGTCAGGAGCATGGCGGGATTACGCAGCACATTGGTGCGTTTTCGGTTAAGATGAGTTCAGGGAAGCAGATTACTTTCTTGGATACACCGGGCCACGCGGCGTTCTTGTCAATGAGGCAGCGGGGAGCTACGGTGACGGATATGGTtattttggtggtggctgcggACGATAGTGTGAAGCCTCAGACTATTGAGGCTATTAAGCACGCACGCGGGGCTAACGTTCCTATTATTGTTGCCATCAACAAGATGGACAAGCCCGAGGCGAACCCCGACCGTGTCAAGGCTGATCTTGGCGCTCAGGGGATGGAGTTGGAGGACTTTGGCGGTGATGTTCAGGTTGTCGAGGTCAGTGGCAAGACTGGCTTGGGTATGGACGACCTCGAGGAAAACATTCTGTTGCTTGCCGAGATGCTCGACATCCGCGCGGAACAAGATGGCATGGCAGAGGGCTGGGTGTTGGAGTCCTCCATCAAGCCCATCGGTCGTGTGGCCACTGTTCTGGTCAAGAGGGGTACCCTCCGCCCAGGTGACTTTATCGTCGCCGGAAGAGTCTCCACCAAGATCCGTCTGCTGAGAAACGAAGCGGGTGTTGAAATCCCAGAGGCTCCTCCCGGCACAGCAGTCGAGATattggggtggagggaacCACCTGCGGCGGGTGATCAAGTCCTCCAGGCACCAGACGAAGACACAGCCAAGGTCGCCGTCCGGTACCGTCAGGAACAGAAGGAGCGCGAAGAGGCGATTGAGCAGATGGCGGAAATGGAAAAGGAGcgcaaggagaaggaagctgCCGAACGGGCTGCCAACGGGGAGGAAATtcctgaagatgatgaagccaCCGGCACGAAATACCTCACTTACCTCATCAAAGGCGACGTCCACGGCTCTGTCGAGGCCGTAACGGCATCGATCCTCGAGCAGGGGAACAATGAAGTCCGCCCCAGGATCTTGAAATCGTCGACCGGGCAAATCAACGAGAGCGATGTCGAGCACGCGCAGGTTTCTGGCGGGGCGATTATCAACTTTAATAACCCCATCGCGGGACATATCAAGGCCATGGCTGACGCGGCCGGGGTGCCGATCCTGGATCATAATGTTATTTATCATTTGGTCGAGGATGTCCGGGGACGGTTGTCGGAGCTGTTGGCGCCGACGGTGAGCTTTAGGGTGCTGGCTGAGGCGGAAGTGCTGAAGGTGTTTGCGATTAATACCAAGGGGAGGAAGTATCATAATGTGGCGGGGTGCAGGGTGAGGAATGGGGTCGTGAATACCGGGGGGAGGTGTAAGGTgctgaggggggaggaggtggtttaCGAGG GGACTATCGATGAACTCAAGCATGGCAAGAAGGAGGTGACCGAGATCAAAAAGGGTGGTGAGTGTGGTATCATGTTCGAGGGGTGGGATGAGTTTCAAGAGGGCGATCGTATccagatggtggaggagattagggagaagaggaagttgTAA
- the TSR3 gene encoding ribosome biogenesis protein tsr3 (BUSCO:EOG092656RK; EggNog:ENOG503NUW8; COG:S) — protein MVRHKKDNFSRGGKNPHRGPPRHSNRPESNPNNDDPTLPSSSTTTRSRPAFKAACWDLGHCDPKRCSGKKLMKLGLMRDLHLGQRHAGVIITPNGKQTVSPADRPILEANGAAVVECSWARTQEVQWNKVGGKHERLLPYLVAANTVNYGKPWRLNCVEALAAAFAICGHLEWAEEILAPFSYGKAFLEINEKLLKKYAACEDEAGVKRAQEEWMERLDREYAENREEAEGDDIWAGGNVNRRAPIDSDDSDEEEEDDDDDDDEEEEEDEVDGIYLGSNRPPQKGKQKQSQPVPEEEEKDPFAISDDSDDDAEMEAIRRKILASKPFTEKEDTLEKKPEVISRPTPHSQNMKPDSDAEPDSDNGSDNDDFDDIIDATPMTDRIGLSKLEKERARVQTTSRTFSSGGANAPKRW, from the coding sequence ATGGTCCGCCACAAAAAAGACAACTTCTCCCGCGGCGGCAAGAACCCTCACCGCGGCCCCCCCCGCCACTCCAACCGCCCCgaatccaaccccaacaacgaTGACCctaccctcccctcctcctccaccaccacccgctcccGCCCGGCCTTCAAAGCCGCCTGCTGGGACCTAGGCCACTGCGACCCCAAACGCTGCTCCGGCAAGAAACTCATGAAGCTCGGCCTCATGCGcgacctccacctcggccagcGCCACGCCggcgtcatcatcacccccaacgGCAAACAGACAGTCTCCCCCGCCGACCGCCCCATCCTGGAAGCCAACGGCGCCGCCGTGGTCGAGTGCTCCTGGGCGCGCACCCAAGAGGTCCAATGGAACAAAGTCGGCGGCAAACACGAGCGTCTCCTCCCCTAcctcgtcgccgccaacaCAGTCAACTACGGCAAGCCCTGGAGGTTAAACTGCGTCGAGGCTCTCGCGGCCGCTTTTGCGATTTGCGGACATTTGGAATGGGCCGAGGAGATCCTCGCTCCTTTCTCGTATGGCAAGGCGTTTTTGGAGATCAACGAGAAGTTGCTCAAGAAGTACGCTGCCTgtgaggatgaggcgggGGTCAAGAGGGCGCAGGAGGAgtggatggagaggttggacaGGGAGTATGCTGAGAAtagggaggaggccgagggggaTGATATCTGGGCGGGGGGCAATGTCAACCGACGAGCCCCAATAGACTCGGACGATtcggatgaggaagaggaggatgatgatgatgatgatgatgaagaggaggaagaggatgaggttgatgggataTACCTTGGAAGCAATCGGCCACCACAAAAAGGGAAACAAAAGCAATCTCAACCAGTaccagaggaggaagagaaggaccCGTTTGCGATATCAGACGACAGCGATGACGACGCCGAGATGGAGGCTATTCGGAGGAAGATTCTGGCTTCGAAACCGTTCACCGAAAAGGAGGACACACTTGAGAAGAAACCAGAAGTGATCTCTAGGCCAACACCACATTCGCAAAACATGAAGCCAGACTCGGATGCAGAACCAGATTCGGACAATGGGTCGGATAAcgacgactttgacgacatTATCGATGCCACACCCATGACAGATCGCATTGGGTTGTCAAAACTGGAGAAGGAGCGTGCCAGGGTCCAGACAACAAGCCGGACATTCTCGTCAGGAGGAGCAAATGCTCCAAAGAGGTGGTAA
- the GGA2 gene encoding ARF-binding protein (COG:U; BUSCO:EOG09261KZ6; EggNog:ENOG503NV9I), which translates to MEAASARYAARDRWGDPGHPAPSQLLRYIASACSPENYEPNLALNLEISDLINAKKGSAPREAAVAIVNYINHRNPNIAMLALNLLDICVKNCGYPFHLQISTKEFLNELVRRFPERPPIRPTRVQLKILELIEEWRGTICETSRYKEDLGFIRDMHRLLSYKGYTFPEVRREDAAVLNPSDNLKSAEEMEKEEREAQSAKLQELIRRGTPEDLREANQLMKIMTGYDTRSKVDYRAKAAEEVAKIQQKARLLEERLAQFKPGDKMADGDVFSELASALSSAQPKIQKMCEEESEDHEAVAKLLEINDAIHRTFQRYRLLKKGDFEGAAKLADPNFTPSANAGGKGAAGELSLIDFDDAAADTNGSGSQGASQASGSGLENDLLGLSLGETSSYGQTGGIALGFGANTNIPGPALLSSVTQNNSAGGNYSASTSTSPAPPPGFSNFSAFSSAPSSKTATPKPVRSAFSPPASKPVSNDPFAQLASLGSKPATPTPAAPQNNDDDEWSFSSALPPEAPAQPREHTAVINNTNLKIDFKAFRAAEGQPPVDLLMLFSNNTPFPVTELHFQLAVTKGYELQLTPQSGRNLLPKQINGVKQEVKVWRSGDKSQKVEKIKLRWRVSYKLNGEVKNEMGEVPEFSIP; encoded by the exons ATGGAGGCGGCCTCGGCGCGATACGCGGCAAGGGACCGCTGGGGAGACCCGGGTCACCCGGCGCCGTCACAGCTTCTACGATACATTGCTTCGGCCTGCAGTCCCGAGAACTACGAACCCAACCTCGCGCTCAATCTCGAGATCAGCGacctcatcaacgccaagaAGGGCTCAGCCCCGCGCGAGGCGGCCGTGGCCATTGTCAACTACATCAACCACCGCAACCCCAACATTGCCATGCTGGCTCTGAACCTGTTGGACATATGCGTCAAGAACTGCGGCTACCCTTTCCACTTGCAAATCAGCACCAAGGAGTTCCTGAACGAGCTGGTCCGCCGCTTCCCCGAACGCCCGCCTATCCGCCCGACCCGTGTCCAGCTCAAGATCCTCGAGCTGATAGAAGAATGGCGCGGTACGATTTGCGAGACGAGCAGGTACAAGGAGGACTTGGGGTTCATTAGGGATATGCACCGGTTATTGAGTTATAAGGGGTATACGTTCCCGGAGGTCAGGAGGGAGGATGCGGCCGTGTTGAATCCTAGCGAT AATTTGAAATCGGCAgaggagatggaaaaggaggagagggaagcCCAGTCGGCCAAGCTACAAGAGCTCATTCGCAGGGGCACCCCTGAGGACCTTCGCGAGGCCAACCAACTGATGAAGATTATGACGGGTTACGATACAAGATCGAAGGTCGACTACCGCGCCAaagcggcggaggaggtggccaAAATTCAGCagaaggcgaggttgttggaggagaggttagCGCAGTTTAAGCCCGGTGATAAGATGGCGGACGGTGATGTGTTCTCGGAGCTCGCCTCAGCCCTGTCCAGCGCCCAACCAAAGATTCAGAAGATGTGTGAGGAAGAGTCGGAAGACCACGAAGCTGTTGCGAAGCTGCTGGAAATTAACGATGCCATTCACCGGACTTTCCAGAGATACAGGCTGCTGAAAAAGGGAGACTTTGAGGGTGCTGCCAAGTTGGCCGACCCCAATTTCACCCCATCTGCGAATGCTGGTGGGAAGGGCGCAGCCGGCGAGCTGTCTTTGattgactttgacgacgcTGCGGCAGACACAAACGGTTCTGGCAGTCAAGGGGCATCTCAAGCTTCCGGATCTGGTCTTGAAAATGACCTCCTAGGCCTGTCCTTAGGGGAAACGAGCAGCTACGGCCAAACGGGCGGTATTGCTTTGGGTTTTGGTGCCAATACTA ATATCCCTGGCCCGGCTCTTTTGTCTTCGGTTACACAAAACAACAGCGCTGGAGGGAACTACAgcgcatcaacatcaacctcaccagcaccaccccctggcTTCTCAAACTTTTCCGCCTTCAGCTCGGCGCCCTCGTCCAAGACGGCCACCCCAAAGCCTGTCAGATCGGCGTTCTCACCGCCCGCCTCCAAACCAGTTTCCAACGATCCCTTTGCCCAACTGGCCTCTCTTGGCTCCAAGCCAGCGACACCCACGCCAGCGGCACCCCAAAacaacgacgatgacgagtGGAGTTTCTCCTCGGCCCTCCCACCAGAAGCTCCCGCCCAGCCCAGGGAGCACACGgccgtcatcaacaacaccaatctCAAGATTGACTTCAAGGCCTTCCGAGCGGCCGAGGGACAACCACCGGTGGATTTGCTCATGCTGTTCAGTAACAACACTCCCTTCCCAGTAACGGAACTGCACTTTCAACTAGCAGTGACCAAG GGCTATGAGTTACAACTCACGCCACAGTCCGGCCGTAATCTCTTGCCAAAACAAATCAACGGGGTCAAACAGGAGGTCAAGGTGTGGCGCTCGGGGGACAAGTCGCAGAAGGTGGAAAAGATCAAGCtgcggtggagggtgagCTACAAGCtgaatggggaggtgaagaatgagatgggggaggtgccgGAGTTTAGTATTCCGTAG
- the LCB1 gene encoding serine palmitoyltransferase component (EggNog:ENOG503NWAB; COG:E), which yields MDLQDLQTRLNLFLDHAATTFQKVPGSAVLIRYVRSSYQNDPVRSAIELVLVIFFIRYLLSPSYSTSKVNYVKLTEDEIDELVEEWTPEPLVAPLTPLEETSLEKLPILVGPSGPKSKLSTGKTVTNLASYNFYNLNANEQIKEKAIATLRTYGVGPCGPPQFYGTQDVHMKAEADIASYLGTEKCIVYAQAFSAISSVIPSFCKRGDVIVADRAVNYSIRRGLEISRSNIKWYNHNDFEDLEQVMRGVVAEQKKKGKLTRRFIVTEGLFETCGDMNNLPKLVELKEKYKFRIILDETWSFGVLGRTGRGLTEHQNVDPTQIDMIVGSLAGPLCAGGGFCAGDGDVVEHQRIAAAAYTFSAALPAMLAMTASESLNVLQSNPEILAGCRENVRLLRGQLAEGRSEWVVCTSAAENPVQLLVLREEVVRARRLGLEDQERLLQECVDEALANGVLITRLKGMSISTHNSLKDGSWIVQPALKVCVTSGLSKKDIEKAGQTIRHAITKVMTKKGNNKLNLPAA from the exons ATGGACCTCCAAGACCTCCAAACCcgcctcaacctcttcctcgaccaCGCGGCGACCACCTTCCAAAAGGTCCCTGGCAGCGCAGTCCTCATCCGCTATGTCAGGTCCAGCTACCAAAACGACCCCGTCAGATCCGCCAtcgagctggtgctggtcatcttcttcatccgcTATCTCCTCAGCCCAAGTTACTCGACCAGCAAGGTCAACTACGTCAAGCTCACCGAAGAT GAAATCGACGAACTAGTCGAAGAATGGACCCCCGAACCCCTCGTCGCCCCTCTCACCCCCCTAGAAGAAACCTCGCTCGAGaaactccccatcctcgtCGGCCCCTCGGGCCCCAAATCCAAACTCTCCACCGGCAAAACcgtcaccaacctcgcctcttACAACTTTTACAACCTCAACGCCAACGAGCAAATCAAGGAGAAAGCCATCGCCACTCTTCGGACGTACGGCGTTGGGCCCTGCGGTCCTCCCCAGTTCTACGGAACGCAGGACGTGCATAtgaaggccgaggccgatATCGCTAGCTACCTAGGCACAGAGAAGTGCATCGTCTACGCCCAGGCCTTTTCGGCGATTTCGTCCGTGATTCCCTCGTTTTGCAAACGCGGGGATGTTATCGTGGCTGACAGGGCGGTCAATTACTCTATTCGGAGAGGGTTGGAGATCAGCAGGAGCAACATCAAATGGTACAACCACAACGACTTTGAGGACCTGGAGCAAGTCATGAGGGGCGTTGTGgcggagcagaagaagaagggcaagctgACCAGACGGTTTATTGTCACCGAGGGACTGTTTGAGACGTGCGGGGATATGAATAATCTGCCCAAGCTGGTggagctgaaggagaagTACAAGTTTAGGATTATTCTGGACGAGACTTGGTCGTTTGGCGTGCTGGGgcggacggggagggggttgacggagCATCAGAATGTTGATCCGACGCAGATTGACATGATCGTGGGGAGCTTGGCTGGGCCGCTGTGCgcggggggtgggttttgcgcgggtgatggggatgtggttgagCACCAGAGGATCGCCGCGGCGGCGTACACCTTTTCTGCGGCGCTGCCGGCCATGTTGGCCATGACGGCGAGCGAGAGCTTGAATGTGTTGCAGAGCAACCCCGAGATTTTGGCGGGGTGCAGGGAGAATgtcaggttgttgagggggcaGCTGGCCGAGGGCAGGAGCGAGTGGGTTGTCTGCACGAGCGCGGCGGAGAACCCGGTGCAGcttttggtgttgagggaggaggtggtgagggcgaggaggttggggttggaggaccAGGAGAGGTTGCTGCAGGAGTGTGTGGATGAG GCTCTTGCGAACGGGGTTTTGATCACCAGGCTCAAGGGGATGAGCATTTCTACTCATAACAGCCTGAAGGATGGGAGCTGGATTGTCCAGCCTGCGCTCAAGGTGTGTGTCACTTCGGGCTTGAGCAAGAAGGACATCGAGAAGGCGGGGCAGACGATCAGGCATGCTATTACCAAGGTTATGACCAAGAAGGGGAATAACAAGCTTAACTTGCCTGCTGCGTGA